The DNA window AGTCAGTTGAACCTGGATGCGTAAATGGTATGCTTACTTGGGAATAGCCCAGAGAGTGAGAATGTCGACGGGAGTGTTGTGAGAGATGTTGCCAAACTCGCTAAAGTACTCGTTGGCCCCTAAATGATATTTGTTAGTATTGTTTATAGATGGTGCACGAGTTGACTTGCAGTATAGAACAGTCTTGCTGAGAGTCATGACAGCAGCACTGAATCCAACAAGGACAGCCAAAGCACCACTTCTTCCACTAAcagtcctcctcttcttttccttcttgttggtTATCTTATCAGCCCGTCTCCAGATCATCCACAAGTACATAAAGTACAAGATCATCTCGACGACATTCATAGCCGACTGCGCACCCGTAAACCCATTCTTTGCCTCGAACGCCTTGAAACCATAGATATGATCAACCTGTCCGTACAGAGCGTACGGCATGTACAAGGGCCACTGGTATTGACCTCCGGGCATGGTATGCGGACGACCCAAGACATAACCGCTATCCCAAGCCACGAGCGGTAGAGACAAAGCTAGCCAGAAGATGGTGGCTGAAGAGGGAGCGTGGTTCCATTTTTTAGGTTCTTGGACGGATAGACGACGTTTCTTGGCCGAGGCTGTTGTACCGCcgttggaggaggaagaggaagaggcttTGGCGGCGCTTCTCTTGCGTGTTGTCGGTGTTGATGGGATTGTAGGTAGTTCGGTATTGAATTCTGGTGCGAATTCAGGACCGACGCTTGCGCCGCGGGAACTTGCTCTAGTAGTGACCACCATTTTTGTAGTTGTTTACCTTAGTACTTTGACTTGTTTGTGGGAGAAGAAAGaattaaagaagaaaaaaagtgGTTAATTTTACTGCATGATTAAGAAAACAAACAACACACAAATACAACACGTTGAAAGTAAACAACTGTCCCACAAGCCCCTCTCCATTATTAAAGTCGGATCACTAAACTTCCGAAATGACCCCTCCATTTGCTTCTTTTGGAAGGGGTTTTAGTTAGTGAGTTTCTCGGCATTTGGAAAAGGTTGTCACACTCTGGAACTTGATTGGTCTTTGTCATTTTTTGACGTGTTTAATACGATTATACGTGGTCATGTCTTATTACAGCATCTTGGGGAACGAGAATACCTTTATACTACAAAGAGTTAACTACTAAATGTGTCTCCTCCACTCTCGAGAAAGTCTTTCTCTTCTGATCTCATCTTTCGTCCAAGTACCTTGTTTCTGTGCGGATACCTCCCAAACCTTTCGATAATCACCCGATGTCTCTCCTCAAACTCCAAACTCGTTTGTCCTACACTCTTTGCCTTGTCTGGATCTGCTTGTACAACCTCTCTCGCCTTTCTCTCATACTCATCCGTACCTCCCGATCCCTGCGTCAGACTCAAAATATCCTCCTTCATGCGGTTAAACGCCGACACAGCCTCATCATGCACCGACAAATCTTCAGAGTGCATTAAAGGCATGTAGAACCAATTACGATACGAAAACACCCATCGAATCTCTGGTGCCATGTCCGGAATGCCCTGCGCGATTGCTTCGAGGGAGATTTGCACAGCGAGAGGGTCAAAGTAAGTAAAACATACAGAAGCTTTGTCGCCGCGATAGGAGTTGCGGGGGATTTGATCGAGCAGAATGATTAGACTTAACCAATCTAGAGAATCGCGAGGTTTGACGATGGATAGAAGATGTTTTCCAGACGTCACACCCGTGTTGCGAATGGCCTCTAGTAAAGGGCTAAATTCAGCGCTGGAAACATGTTAAATGACTTGGTTGATTAGAGGATGGTGAATGACTTGACTTACACGCAGACATTGTCGAATTGCTTGTCTGAAACGAACCACCTCTTTTGGTACTCTGACGCAGCAATAATGCGATCAGTATCCAGCGGCAAATGCTCAAACCAGAAACTGCGTAGTCTGTCCAGCTTGTCATACGTGAGATATTCTCTAAGACTGTCCATATTCTTTCCCCAAGAACCGATATTTAGAAGACGTTGCTCTTGTAGCTTGAAGCTCGATGACCTGGATGCTGAGGTCATGCTTTGGTAGAGTCTTGCTGGTAATGGACCAAGTTGGGAAAGAGTACCGCGATGAT is part of the Fusarium poae strain DAOMC 252244 chromosome 4, whole genome shotgun sequence genome and encodes:
- a CDS encoding hypothetical protein (TransMembrane:2 (o392-410i431-453o)~BUSCO:47278at5125), which translates into the protein MNIPRVQASMRAPIRASSSWAVTARRVAYHRGTLSQLGPLPARLYQSMTSASRSSSFKLQEQRLLNIGSWGKNMDSLREYLTYDKLDRLRSFWFEHLPLDTDRIIAASEYQKRWFVSDKQFDNVCVAEFSPLLEAIRNTGVTSGKHLLSIVKPRDSLDWLSLIILLDQIPRNSYRGDKASVCFTYFDPLAVQISLEAIAQGIPDMAPEIRWVFSYRNWFYMPLMHSEDLSVHDEAVSAFNRMKEDILSLTQGSGGTDDSRGASVGPEFAPEFNTELPTIPSTPTTRKRSAAKASSSSSSNGGTTASAKKRRLSVQEPKKWNHAPSSATIFWLALSLPLVAWDSGYVLGRPHTMPGGQYQWPLYMPYALYGQVDHIYGFKAFEAKNGFTGAQSAMNVVEMILYFMYLWMIWRRADKITNKKEKKRRTVSGRSGALAVLVGFSAAVMTLSKTVLYCKSTRAPSINNTNKYHLGANEYFSEFGNISHNTPVDILTLWAIPNGMWLIFPTYMVYAFGRDILDGLTLASGQPVKQRTE